The following proteins are co-located in the Pseudarthrobacter siccitolerans genome:
- a CDS encoding CocE/NonD family hydrolase, translated as MPYPVLVENAETAMGDGTVLRSTVYRPADDTESFPVLLTRTPYGRDLAVNSAYFNPTTVAAAGYVVIMQDCRGRFGSDGEFNPSVNEASDGAETVEWAARLPYSNGKVGMWGRSYFAETQWRAAQEAPAPLRALALGVSAGGSANNGALYRGGAHEYGSRLSWGHASASLNQLFREFADDPERKGKELQAWLELDETFADSSIFGALPLRQLEPRLGTFMNSHVLPSAGEGPGSPFTLLWDAASEQPAPLPTLHIGGWFDIFAPNTLAQYRRQLEQSRAVPGTTPRLIVGPWTHTNLSGAFPEASFGMAASAGLVNGIGDLSSIHTAWFDAALKDDPQRLDAIPPVLLYFMGENTWHGFDALPEPSAQRSWYLGAGGSLDDEPGTTGAADYLYDPLNPVPTVGGATMIHGAFPAGPATQAAVEARDDVLVFTSAPVEEKLTLFGEVRATFFASSSAVDTDFVVRLCRVAENGTSTSIADGIVRASWRESYAETGSYSPGTAPSPIQPGEVYEYTVSLWDTAFTFAPGERLRVQVTSSCHPRWDRNLNTGKLAYESAETVIASQSIRFGTGYPSRLTAGIL; from the coding sequence GTGCCGTACCCCGTCCTCGTCGAAAATGCTGAAACAGCCATGGGAGATGGAACCGTCCTCCGTTCCACCGTGTACCGTCCGGCAGATGACACCGAATCCTTCCCGGTGCTCCTGACCCGCACACCGTACGGGCGGGACCTGGCCGTGAACTCCGCCTACTTCAACCCGACCACCGTTGCTGCTGCCGGGTACGTGGTCATCATGCAGGACTGCCGGGGCCGGTTCGGGTCAGACGGAGAATTCAACCCCTCCGTGAATGAAGCGTCCGACGGCGCCGAAACAGTTGAGTGGGCGGCCCGGCTTCCGTACTCCAATGGCAAGGTGGGGATGTGGGGCCGCTCCTATTTTGCTGAAACACAGTGGCGGGCCGCCCAGGAAGCGCCGGCGCCGCTGCGGGCCCTGGCGCTCGGCGTCTCGGCCGGCGGCAGCGCCAACAACGGTGCCCTGTATCGCGGCGGTGCCCACGAGTACGGAAGCCGCCTGAGCTGGGGGCATGCATCCGCTTCACTGAACCAACTGTTCCGCGAGTTCGCGGACGATCCGGAACGCAAAGGGAAAGAGCTGCAGGCCTGGCTGGAACTGGATGAAACATTCGCCGATTCGAGTATTTTCGGCGCTCTCCCCCTGCGCCAGCTGGAACCCCGGTTGGGCACCTTCATGAACTCCCACGTTCTTCCCTCAGCGGGTGAAGGCCCTGGGAGCCCGTTCACCCTGCTTTGGGATGCTGCATCCGAGCAACCGGCGCCGCTGCCCACGCTCCACATCGGCGGCTGGTTCGATATCTTTGCACCCAACACGCTGGCCCAGTACCGGCGGCAGCTGGAACAAAGCCGTGCCGTGCCCGGAACCACTCCGCGGCTGATCGTGGGCCCATGGACGCACACCAACCTCAGCGGCGCGTTCCCGGAGGCGAGTTTCGGCATGGCCGCGTCGGCCGGACTGGTCAACGGGATCGGGGACCTGTCCTCGATCCACACGGCCTGGTTCGATGCAGCCCTCAAGGATGATCCCCAGCGGCTCGACGCGATACCACCCGTACTGCTCTACTTCATGGGCGAAAACACCTGGCATGGTTTTGACGCGCTGCCCGAGCCCTCGGCACAGCGCAGCTGGTACCTCGGCGCCGGCGGCTCCCTGGATGATGAGCCGGGAACCACCGGAGCAGCTGACTACCTCTACGATCCACTCAACCCGGTCCCCACCGTCGGCGGCGCCACCATGATCCACGGCGCTTTCCCCGCCGGACCGGCAACCCAGGCGGCGGTGGAGGCCCGCGACGACGTCCTGGTGTTCACCTCCGCACCCGTCGAAGAGAAGCTCACACTCTTCGGCGAGGTCAGGGCAACGTTCTTCGCCTCCTCCAGCGCCGTGGACACGGACTTCGTGGTCCGGCTCTGCAGGGTTGCCGAAAACGGAACATCCACCAGCATTGCCGACGGCATCGTCCGGGCCTCCTGGCGGGAAAGCTACGCGGAGACCGGTTCGTACTCCCCCGGCACAGCCCCCTCGCCCATCCAGCCGGGGGAAGTCTATGAATACACTGTCAGTCTGTGGGACACGGCATTCACCTTCGCTCCAGGAGAGAGGCTCCGCGTGCAGGTCACCTCCAGCTGCCACCCGCGCTGGGACCGCAACCTCAACACCGGCAAGCTCGCATACGAATCCGCCGAGACGGTGATTGCCAGCCAGTCGATCCGCTTTGGAACCGGTTATCCGAGCAGATTGACCGCGGGCATCCTGTGA
- a CDS encoding MFS transporter → MTAGPIDPPTTPSADIDTISAGRHKNARRAAAASFIGSTLEYYDFFIYGSASALIFNKIFFPGIDPSLGLVLSMATIGIGYVVRPLAAGVIGHFGDRIGRRQMLVFTLVLMGVATFLIGCIPPTAVIGAVAPILLVLLRAIQGASAAGESVGAVTMTLEHAPSHKRAFYASWVNTGAVAGIMLASLAFLAVSMLPQEDLLAWGWRLPFLASILVVGVGLWIRLRLPESEVFEAAKESETEQELPIKVVLRDHWATVLKVIVFGLWSVVSSIFAAFGLAYATGKFGIPAPVMLTVTIVTAALGVAAQPYAGILADRIGRKPVFITGNIICAIAAFAFFWAVSAGSIPLIFATAILFMTVGYGMVNPLGPAMTAEMFETRIRYTGAATASQLGLVVTGFAPAIAAAIVQPGQFGWIPVASFTAACCLVSAVVTAIWVKETYQVRTEDLGLKSQGIV, encoded by the coding sequence ATGACCGCTGGTCCCATTGATCCGCCGACGACGCCGTCCGCGGACATTGACACCATCTCTGCCGGCCGCCACAAAAATGCCCGGCGCGCTGCCGCCGCAAGCTTCATTGGCAGCACCCTTGAGTACTACGACTTCTTCATCTACGGCTCCGCCTCTGCCCTGATCTTCAACAAGATCTTCTTCCCGGGCATCGACCCCTCCCTCGGTCTCGTCCTGTCCATGGCCACCATCGGCATCGGATACGTGGTCCGTCCGCTCGCTGCGGGGGTCATCGGGCATTTCGGTGACCGCATCGGGCGGCGCCAAATGCTGGTCTTCACCCTCGTCCTGATGGGTGTGGCGACGTTCCTGATCGGCTGCATCCCGCCCACCGCCGTCATCGGAGCTGTGGCCCCGATCCTGTTGGTGCTGCTCCGGGCGATCCAGGGCGCGTCCGCCGCAGGTGAGTCCGTGGGAGCGGTCACCATGACGCTCGAGCACGCTCCGAGCCACAAGCGTGCCTTCTACGCCAGCTGGGTCAACACCGGCGCGGTGGCCGGCATCATGCTCGCTTCGCTGGCCTTCCTGGCCGTGTCCATGCTGCCCCAGGAAGACCTGCTTGCCTGGGGTTGGCGCCTGCCATTCCTGGCCAGCATCCTGGTGGTAGGCGTCGGGCTGTGGATCCGGCTGCGCCTGCCGGAGTCCGAGGTTTTCGAAGCAGCCAAGGAATCTGAAACCGAACAGGAGCTGCCCATCAAGGTGGTCCTGCGTGACCACTGGGCCACGGTTCTGAAGGTCATCGTCTTCGGGCTCTGGAGTGTGGTTTCGTCCATCTTTGCCGCCTTTGGCCTCGCCTACGCAACCGGAAAGTTCGGCATCCCCGCCCCCGTCATGCTGACGGTCACCATCGTGACGGCGGCGCTGGGCGTCGCAGCGCAGCCCTACGCCGGCATCCTCGCCGACAGGATCGGCCGCAAGCCGGTCTTCATCACCGGAAACATCATCTGCGCCATCGCGGCCTTCGCCTTCTTCTGGGCCGTCAGTGCGGGGTCGATTCCGCTCATCTTCGCCACCGCTATCCTCTTTATGACGGTCGGCTACGGCATGGTCAACCCCCTGGGTCCGGCGATGACCGCGGAAATGTTCGAAACCCGGATCCGCTACACCGGCGCGGCCACGGCATCCCAGTTGGGCCTGGTGGTGACCGGCTTTGCCCCCGCAATCGCCGCAGCCATCGTGCAGCCCGGCCAGTTCGGCTGGATCCCCGTCGCCTCGTTCACCGCGGCATGCTGCCTTGTTTCCGCCGTCGTGACAGCCATCTGGGTCAAGGAAACGTACCAGGTGCGCACCGAGGACCTCGGCCTGAAATCCCAGGGCATCGTCTAG